A single genomic interval of Rhodopseudomonas palustris harbors:
- a CDS encoding ribonuclease activity regulator RraA, giving the protein MSLPPEAIDILSRVSTATITTVLLKKGLRNVWIRGARPLRPGATRLVGEAFTLRFVPAREDLATPESWASPISTRAAIEAMPEGCIAVVDAMGIKDAGIFGDILCARMVKRGITALITDGVVRDLEGVLGTGLPVWCDGAAAPPSVAGLTFVGWDQPIGCGGVAVFPRDIIVADQDGAVLIPQALLDHVLAEGPEQERMEGWIVEEVNNGAVLPGLYPMNAETKARYAAFKEKADKT; this is encoded by the coding sequence ATGTCACTGCCCCCGGAAGCCATCGACATCCTGTCGCGCGTTTCGACCGCGACCATCACCACGGTGCTGCTGAAGAAGGGGCTCCGCAACGTCTGGATTCGCGGCGCGCGGCCGCTGCGGCCGGGTGCGACGCGGTTGGTCGGCGAGGCGTTCACGCTGCGCTTCGTGCCGGCGCGCGAGGATCTGGCAACGCCCGAGTCCTGGGCCTCGCCGATCTCGACTCGTGCGGCAATCGAGGCGATGCCGGAAGGCTGCATCGCCGTGGTCGACGCGATGGGGATCAAGGACGCCGGCATTTTCGGCGACATCCTGTGCGCCCGCATGGTCAAGCGCGGCATCACGGCGCTGATCACCGACGGCGTCGTCCGCGACCTGGAGGGTGTGCTCGGCACCGGCCTGCCAGTGTGGTGTGACGGCGCGGCTGCGCCGCCTTCGGTGGCCGGCCTGACCTTCGTCGGCTGGGACCAGCCGATCGGCTGCGGCGGCGTCGCGGTGTTCCCGAGGGACATCATCGTCGCCGACCAGGACGGCGCGGTGCTGATCCCGCAGGCGCTGCTCGACCATGTGCTTGCCGAGGGGCCGGAGCAGGAGCGGATGGAAGGCTGGATCGTCGAGGAGGTCAACAACGGCGCCGTGCTGCCCGGCCTGTATCCGATGAACGCCGAAACCAAGGCACGCTACGCCGCGTTCAAGGAGAAGGCCGACAAAACCTAA
- a CDS encoding NYN domain-containing protein, giving the protein MSTSSSNKIALFIDGANLYATAKTLGFDIDYKRLLKEFQSRGNLVRAFYYTAIIEDQEYSSIRPLIDWLDYNGYTVVTKATKEFIDASGRRKVKGNMDIELAVDAMELAEHIDQMVLFSGDGDFRSLVEAVQRRGVRVTVISTISSQPPMIADELRRQADIFTDLVELQSKIGRDPADRPPPREPREPREPRHHAPQFLQRPTALASRAGADDFED; this is encoded by the coding sequence ATGTCCACTTCCTCCAGTAACAAAATTGCGCTGTTTATCGACGGTGCCAACCTTTACGCAACCGCAAAGACTCTCGGCTTCGACATCGACTACAAGCGGCTGCTGAAGGAATTTCAAAGCCGCGGCAATTTGGTCCGCGCCTTCTACTACACCGCGATCATCGAAGATCAGGAATACTCGTCGATCCGCCCGCTGATCGACTGGCTGGACTACAACGGCTACACCGTCGTCACCAAGGCGACCAAGGAATTCATCGACGCCTCCGGCCGCCGCAAGGTCAAGGGCAACATGGACATCGAGCTCGCGGTCGATGCCATGGAACTGGCCGAGCACATCGACCAGATGGTGCTGTTCTCGGGCGACGGCGACTTCCGCTCGCTGGTCGAAGCCGTGCAGCGCCGCGGCGTTCGCGTCACCGTGATTTCGACGATCTCCAGCCAGCCGCCGATGATCGCCGACGAACTCCGTCGGCAGGCCGACATCTTTACCGATCTGGTGGAGCTGCAATCGAAGATCGGACGGGATCCCGCCGACCGCCCGCCGCCGCGGGAACCGCGCGAGCCCCGCGAACCGCGTCACCACGCGCCGCAGTTCCTGCAGCGGCCCACTGCCTTGGCGTCGCGCGCCGGGGCTGACGACTTCGAAGACTAA
- a CDS encoding (R)-mandelonitrile lyase, whose protein sequence is MDIFAAGSRPTQRAPKDYFTGTVWQDPIVAAPAPARLAATRVAFEPGARTAWHTHPLGQTLYVVTGVGRIQTEGGPVREIRAGDVVWIPPGEKHWHGASPSNGMTHIAMQEALDGSFATWMEQVSDDDYAVAPSA, encoded by the coding sequence ATGGACATCTTCGCGGCTGGGTCGCGCCCGACCCAGCGGGCGCCCAAGGACTATTTCACTGGCACGGTGTGGCAGGACCCGATCGTCGCCGCACCGGCGCCGGCGAGGCTGGCGGCCACACGGGTGGCGTTCGAGCCGGGCGCGCGCACCGCGTGGCACACCCATCCGCTCGGTCAGACGCTGTATGTCGTGACCGGAGTGGGGCGGATCCAGACCGAAGGCGGCCCGGTGCGGGAGATCCGCGCCGGCGACGTGGTCTGGATTCCGCCGGGCGAGAAACACTGGCACGGTGCCTCGCCGAGCAACGGCATGACCCATATTGCGATGCAGGAGGCGCTGGACGGGAGTTTCGCCACCTGGATGGAGCAGGTCTCCGACGACGATTACGCCGTCGCGCCGTCCGCCTGA
- the smpB gene encoding SsrA-binding protein SmpB, translating to MAEKNERAIKVVAENRKARFNYAIDDTIEVGIALTGTEVKSIRNGKTTIAESYADARGSEIWLINANIPEYLQANRFNHEPKRPRKLLLHRKQINKLIGAVEREGMTLIPLKLYFNERGRAKLQLALAKGKKLHDKRETEKKRDWSREKGRLLRSRG from the coding sequence ATGGCCGAGAAGAACGAACGCGCGATCAAGGTGGTCGCGGAGAATCGCAAGGCGCGGTTCAACTACGCGATCGACGACACTATCGAGGTCGGCATTGCGCTGACCGGCACCGAGGTCAAGTCGATCCGCAACGGCAAGACCACGATCGCGGAGTCCTACGCGGACGCCCGCGGCAGCGAGATCTGGCTGATCAACGCCAATATTCCGGAATATCTGCAGGCCAACCGCTTCAACCACGAGCCGAAGCGGCCGCGTAAGCTGCTGCTGCATCGCAAGCAGATCAACAAGCTGATCGGTGCGGTCGAGCGCGAAGGCATGACGCTGATTCCGCTGAAGCTGTATTTCAACGAGCGCGGCCGCGCCAAGCTGCAGCTCGCCCTCGCCAAGGGCAAGAAGCTGCACGACAAGCGCGAGACCGAAAAGAAGCGCGATTGGAGCCGCGAGAAGGGCCGTCTGCTGCGTTCACGCGGCTGA
- the pxpB gene encoding 5-oxoprolinase subunit PxpB → MTTPPPRMLPSGDTAITVEFGRDISDESNRRVLALDRKLKQAPIAGILETVPTYRSLLVHYDPETIGFGALSDQLTALAHTSDESETVAKRRWRIPVCYGGEHGIDLEDAAQALNITPDALVARHAAGDYRVAMIGFTPGWSYLSGLDPALAMPRRQAPRLHTPAGTISVGGIQTGIQCLAGPSGWHLLGRTPVRTYQLHREPIFLLEPGDAISFAQIDAKEFAERDDAASHGEVVAELLSA, encoded by the coding sequence ATGACCACCCCACCTCCCAGGATGCTGCCGAGCGGTGACACAGCGATCACCGTCGAGTTCGGCCGAGATATCAGCGATGAATCCAATCGCCGCGTGCTGGCGCTCGATCGCAAGCTGAAGCAAGCCCCGATCGCCGGTATCCTCGAAACCGTGCCGACCTATCGTTCGCTTCTAGTGCATTACGATCCGGAGACGATCGGCTTTGGCGCGCTGTCCGATCAGCTCACAGCGCTCGCACATACATCCGACGAAAGCGAAACTGTCGCCAAACGGCGCTGGCGGATTCCGGTGTGTTATGGCGGCGAGCACGGCATCGATCTGGAAGACGCCGCGCAGGCGTTGAACATCACGCCGGACGCGCTGGTCGCGCGCCACGCCGCTGGCGATTATCGCGTCGCCATGATCGGCTTCACACCGGGCTGGTCATATCTTTCCGGCCTCGATCCGGCCTTGGCGATGCCACGACGGCAAGCGCCGCGACTGCACACCCCGGCCGGGACGATTTCGGTCGGCGGCATTCAGACCGGCATCCAATGTCTGGCCGGACCGAGCGGATGGCACCTGCTCGGCCGCACGCCGGTGCGGACTTATCAGTTGCATCGCGAGCCGATCTTTCTGCTCGAACCCGGCGACGCAATCAGCTTCGCGCAGATCGATGCCAAGGAATTCGCCGAACGAGACGATGCGGCGTCTCATGGTGAAGTCGTCGCGGAACTGCTGAGCGCATGA
- the dapA gene encoding 4-hydroxy-tetrahydrodipicolinate synthase has translation MAAKTKFRGSFTALVTPFKNGALDEQAFRSLVNWQIEQGTHGLVPVGTTGESPTLSHEEHHKVVEWCIAEAKGRVPVIAGAGSNSTREAVELARHAEKAGADAVLVVTPYYNKPTQEGMYQHFKAVNDAIGIPIIIYNIPPRSVVDMSVDTMSRLYELDNIVGVKDATANLGRVSQQRHAMGPDFIQLSGEDMTALAYMAAGGHGCISVVSNIAPKLCSDLMGAVFAGDYPGALKIQDRLVPLHDAVFKEPGVAGAKHGLTLLGRIQEEVRLPLMTVTEPIGKAIRAAMVHAGVIN, from the coding sequence ATGGCAGCCAAGACGAAATTTCGGGGGTCGTTTACCGCCTTGGTCACGCCGTTCAAAAATGGCGCCCTCGACGAACAGGCGTTTCGCAGCCTGGTGAACTGGCAGATCGAGCAGGGCACCCACGGTCTGGTGCCGGTCGGAACCACCGGCGAGAGCCCGACGCTGAGCCACGAGGAACACCACAAAGTGGTGGAGTGGTGCATCGCGGAGGCCAAGGGCCGCGTGCCGGTGATCGCCGGCGCTGGTTCCAACTCGACCCGCGAAGCCGTCGAACTCGCACGCCACGCCGAGAAGGCGGGCGCCGATGCGGTGCTGGTGGTGACGCCGTACTACAACAAGCCGACCCAGGAAGGCATGTATCAGCACTTCAAGGCGGTGAACGACGCGATCGGGATTCCGATCATCATCTACAACATTCCGCCGCGCTCGGTCGTCGACATGTCGGTCGACACCATGAGCCGGCTGTACGAGCTCGACAACATCGTCGGCGTGAAGGACGCGACCGCCAATCTCGGCCGGGTGTCGCAGCAGCGCCACGCGATGGGCCCGGACTTCATCCAGCTCTCCGGCGAGGACATGACCGCGCTGGCCTATATGGCGGCCGGCGGTCATGGTTGCATCTCCGTGGTGTCGAACATCGCGCCGAAGCTGTGTTCGGATCTGATGGGCGCGGTGTTCGCGGGCGATTATCCTGGCGCGCTGAAGATCCAGGACCGCTTGGTGCCGCTGCACGACGCGGTGTTCAAGGAGCCGGGCGTCGCCGGTGCCAAGCATGGCCTGACGCTGCTCGGCCGTATTCAGGAAGAGGTCCGGCTGCCGCTGATGACGGTGACCGAACCGATCGGCAAGGCGATCCGTGCGGCGATGGTGCACGCAGGAGTGATCAACTGA
- the mscL gene encoding large conductance mechanosensitive channel protein MscL, which translates to MNSTDSVRHFEQKGSKLLKEFRDFAMKGNVVDLAVGVIIGAAFGGIVTSLVGDVIMPIISAITGGLDFSNYFTALSKSVTANTLAEAKKQGAVLAWGNFLTVTLNFLIIAAVLFAVIRSLNKLKQQAQETKSPPPTPTRQEELLTEIRDLLKKGAGPSP; encoded by the coding sequence ATGAACAGCACCGATTCCGTCCGTCACTTCGAGCAGAAGGGCTCGAAGCTTCTCAAGGAATTTCGCGACTTCGCGATGAAGGGCAATGTCGTCGACCTCGCGGTCGGCGTCATCATCGGTGCAGCGTTCGGTGGGATCGTGACCTCGCTGGTCGGCGACGTCATCATGCCGATCATCAGCGCGATCACCGGCGGGCTGGATTTCTCCAACTACTTCACAGCGCTGTCGAAGTCGGTCACGGCCAATACGCTGGCGGAGGCGAAGAAACAGGGTGCGGTGCTCGCCTGGGGCAATTTCCTCACGGTGACGCTGAACTTCCTGATCATCGCGGCGGTGCTGTTCGCGGTGATCCGGTCGCTGAACAAGCTGAAGCAGCAGGCGCAAGAAACCAAGTCGCCGCCGCCGACCCCGACCCGGCAGGAAGAGCTCCTGACCGAGATCAGGGATTTGTTGAAAAAGGGCGCCGGCCCGTCGCCATAG
- a CDS encoding uracil-DNA glycosylase → MPTLTRGSGPRVPTSLTDPDRDCPFCPRLVEFRSEARAREPGWFNAPVPSFGGADASLLIVGLAPGLQGANRTGRPFTGDYAGDLLYATLIDYGFAQGHYQARPDDGLQLIGCRISNAVRCVPPQNKPLPLEINTCRRFLIATIEAMPKLRAIVLLGRIAHDSTLKALGLRAAQAPFGHGAVHEAGRLRLYDSYHCSRYNTNTGVLTPKMFRDVFARVRTDLDT, encoded by the coding sequence ATGCCGACGTTGACGCGGGGCTCCGGGCCCCGCGTCCCGACCTCCCTCACCGACCCTGACCGCGACTGCCCGTTCTGCCCACGACTCGTTGAATTCCGCAGCGAGGCCCGCGCGCGCGAACCGGGCTGGTTCAACGCGCCCGTCCCCTCCTTCGGCGGCGCCGACGCCTCGCTGCTGATTGTCGGCCTTGCGCCGGGCCTGCAAGGCGCCAACCGCACCGGCAGGCCGTTCACCGGCGACTACGCCGGCGACCTGCTCTACGCCACGCTGATCGACTACGGCTTCGCCCAAGGCCACTATCAGGCAAGGCCCGACGACGGGCTGCAACTGATCGGCTGCCGGATCAGCAACGCGGTGCGTTGCGTGCCGCCGCAGAACAAGCCATTGCCGCTCGAAATCAACACCTGCCGCCGCTTTCTGATCGCCACGATCGAGGCGATGCCGAAGCTGCGTGCGATCGTCCTGCTCGGGCGGATCGCTCACGATTCCACGCTGAAGGCGCTCGGCCTCCGCGCCGCCCAGGCCCCGTTCGGCCATGGCGCCGTGCACGAGGCCGGCCGGCTGCGCCTCTACGACAGCTACCACTGCTCGCGCTACAACACGAACACCGGCGTGCTGACGCCGAAGATGTTCCGCGACGTGTTTGCGCGGGTGCGGACTGACCTCGATACTTAA
- a CDS encoding peroxiredoxin has protein sequence MTKQPDLLKVDWSAIPAPDDDGAAAHLPGSAVPPVVLPATDGSSVTLSSLPGRTVLFIYPRTGVPGQISLVDDWDMIPGARGCTPQTCSFRDLFTDLKTAGADAVFGLSTQSTAYQSEMATRLHLPFPVLSDESLELTRALNLPTMQVASMTLLKRMALIIDDGRISHVFYPVFPPDRNAGDVLEWLKANSR, from the coding sequence ATGACGAAGCAGCCGGATCTTCTCAAGGTCGATTGGAGCGCGATTCCTGCGCCTGACGATGATGGCGCTGCCGCGCATCTGCCGGGCTCGGCGGTTCCTCCGGTGGTGCTGCCGGCGACCGATGGAAGCTCGGTGACGCTGTCGTCGCTGCCGGGGCGGACCGTGCTGTTCATCTATCCGCGGACGGGCGTGCCCGGTCAGATCAGTCTGGTCGACGACTGGGACATGATCCCGGGCGCACGCGGCTGCACGCCGCAGACCTGTTCGTTCCGCGATCTGTTCACTGATCTGAAAACCGCAGGCGCGGACGCGGTGTTCGGTCTGTCGACGCAATCGACCGCCTATCAATCCGAGATGGCGACCCGGCTGCATCTGCCGTTCCCGGTGCTGTCCGACGAGAGCCTCGAACTGACGCGCGCACTCAACCTGCCGACGATGCAGGTCGCCAGCATGACGCTGCTCAAGCGCATGGCGCTGATCATCGACGACGGCCGCATCAGCCACGTGTTCTATCCGGTCTTCCCGCCGGATCGGAACGCCGGCGACGTGCTGGAATGGCTCAAGGCCAATTCGCGCTGA
- a CDS encoding biotin-dependent carboxyltransferase family protein, with the protein MTKLVIDAVGPATSVQDAGRHGAQRYGLPPSGAMDRLSLAAANVLVGNSAFAAAIELGPLGAKLSVRDGVVRLALTGAERPAALDGQPLAFNESFTLAEGQILTLGVARGGVFSYLGIEGGVGGEPMFGSLAVNARAGLGSPYPRPLQAGDAIAVKSAAPSVERRLDLPEQQDTPIRVVLGPQDDEFGAAVETFLTGEWTISATSDRMGYRLDGPQISHLHGHNIVSDGTVDGSIQVPGSGQPIVLMPDRGTSGGYPKIATVISADLGRLAQRQPGRPFRFQAVSVEEAQDAYRTMAKLIRSLPDLLRDAQHAIIDLDALLSANVAGTAIDALAAE; encoded by the coding sequence ATGACGAAGCTTGTAATCGACGCCGTCGGACCGGCCACCTCCGTGCAGGACGCCGGGCGCCACGGCGCACAGCGTTACGGCCTCCCGCCGAGCGGCGCGATGGACCGGCTGTCACTTGCCGCCGCCAATGTGCTGGTCGGCAACAGCGCGTTCGCGGCGGCGATCGAACTCGGTCCGCTCGGCGCGAAACTGAGTGTACGCGACGGCGTGGTGCGGCTGGCGCTGACAGGTGCTGAACGGCCCGCTGCGCTGGATGGACAGCCACTCGCATTCAACGAGTCTTTCACGCTCGCTGAGGGCCAAATCCTCACCCTCGGCGTCGCGCGCGGCGGCGTATTCAGCTATCTGGGAATTGAAGGCGGCGTCGGCGGCGAGCCGATGTTCGGCAGTCTTGCGGTCAACGCGCGCGCCGGTCTCGGCAGTCCCTACCCGCGGCCGCTGCAGGCCGGCGATGCGATCGCCGTCAAGTCTGCAGCGCCGTCGGTCGAACGACGCCTCGATCTGCCTGAGCAACAGGATACGCCGATCCGCGTCGTGCTTGGTCCGCAGGACGATGAGTTCGGTGCCGCGGTCGAAACCTTTCTGACCGGTGAATGGACGATCTCGGCGACCAGCGACCGCATGGGCTATCGTCTCGACGGTCCGCAGATCTCGCATCTCCACGGCCACAACATCGTCTCGGACGGCACCGTCGACGGCAGCATTCAGGTGCCGGGGTCGGGCCAGCCGATCGTGTTGATGCCGGATCGCGGCACCAGCGGCGGCTATCCGAAGATCGCCACGGTGATCTCGGCCGATCTCGGCCGACTGGCGCAGCGTCAGCCCGGCCGGCCGTTCCGCTTTCAGGCGGTGAGCGTCGAAGAGGCTCAGGACGCTTATCGCACGATGGCCAAGCTGATCCGCTCGCTGCCTGACCTGCTGCGCGATGCGCAGCACGCAATCATCGACCTCGACGCGCTGCTCTCCGCCAACGTTGCCGGCACGGCAATCGACGCGCTGGCGGCGGAGTAA